A genomic segment from Truepera sp. encodes:
- the coaE gene encoding dephospho-CoA kinase (Dephospho-CoA kinase (CoaE) performs the final step in coenzyme A biosynthesis.), with protein MSSKSGTDTARASLGPTLDGRGRPLRVGLTGNIGSGKSSVARLLAARGAVVIDADALARQATDDPAVLERIRQQLGSELVVAGALDRAATARRVFEDPAARALLDGIVHPWVAERRRRLDAEAAAASPMPRVVVHDVPLLFEVGLDADVDVVVVVYAPLEARLARLARRSGMSRADALARDAAQLPLDEKARRADYVVDNSGTPEALKQEVTHLWEELYARSPVGAPPG; from the coding sequence GTGTCGAGCAAGTCAGGAACGGACACCGCGCGCGCCTCCCTTGGCCCTACTCTAGACGGCCGGGGGCGCCCCTTGCGCGTGGGGCTTACGGGCAACATCGGTTCCGGGAAGTCGAGCGTGGCGAGGTTGTTGGCTGCGCGCGGCGCGGTCGTCATCGACGCCGACGCGTTGGCGCGCCAGGCCACCGACGATCCCGCCGTCCTCGAGCGGATACGGCAGCAGCTGGGGTCGGAACTCGTCGTCGCGGGGGCGCTCGACCGCGCCGCCACGGCCCGCCGAGTGTTCGAAGACCCGGCGGCTCGCGCCCTGTTGGACGGCATCGTTCATCCCTGGGTCGCCGAGCGGCGGCGGCGGCTGGACGCGGAGGCGGCGGCCGCCTCGCCCATGCCACGCGTCGTCGTCCATGACGTACCCCTGCTCTTCGAGGTGGGGCTGGACGCGGACGTGGACGTGGTGGTGGTGGTGTACGCCCCGCTGGAAGCGCGGTTGGCGCGGCTGGCCCGACGTTCCGGCATGAGCCGCGCCGACGCGCTGGCGCGTGACGCAGCGCAGCTGCCCCTGGACGAGAAGGCGCGGCGCGCCGACTACGTTGTCGACAACTCGGGCACGCCCGAGGCCCTGAAGCAAGAGGTGACGCACCTCTGGGAGGAGCTCTATGCTCGCTCGCCGGTCGGTGCGCCACCAGGGTAG
- a CDS encoding acyl-CoA thioesterase, giving the protein MPNDPSTPRSSDWVISVHTAFPNMANPLGTLFGGHVLELMDMGAAVASQRFCRNAVVTASTEPIDFRNPIHVGEIIELKCRVAWTGRTSMIVRCEVHGENPLTGERRLCTIGHLNFVAIGDDGRPTPVPQLKVETEMEHRHWETGQRVRDDLERRRSRKAYEPT; this is encoded by the coding sequence GTGCCAAACGATCCCTCCACCCCGAGGTCGTCCGACTGGGTGATCTCCGTCCACACCGCCTTCCCCAACATGGCCAACCCCCTCGGGACGCTCTTCGGGGGTCACGTCCTCGAGCTGATGGACATGGGAGCCGCCGTCGCTTCGCAACGCTTCTGCCGCAACGCCGTGGTGACGGCGTCCACCGAACCGATCGATTTCCGCAACCCCATCCACGTGGGCGAGATCATCGAGCTGAAGTGCCGCGTGGCCTGGACGGGCCGCACGAGCATGATCGTGCGCTGCGAGGTGCACGGCGAGAACCCCCTCACGGGCGAGCGTCGGCTCTGCACCATCGGGCACCTGAACTTCGTCGCCATCGGCGACGACGGCAGGCCCACCCCCGTACCGCAGTTGAAGGTGGAGACGGAGATGGAGCACCGGCACTGGGAGACGGGCCAGCGCGTGCGAGACGACCTGGAACGCCGCCGCTCGCGCAAGGCCTACGAACCCACCTGA
- a CDS encoding DUF3352 domain-containing protein, producing MLVAAAFLAAATAQSLAALLPSETLAAVGVQGLAQHKDQLQPFIDEWDRLGLTDLLEQSGGDAVGDEIPADLQGMNLFDVLGDEVWIGVSASSVSPVPAVTVVGRMSDKAAALLSSSLAEENAGSEVQTLTEGKIEFKVYTSDDDEMPVAMAQDGNFLAFSTNPDALRGVLRRYQGAKEPNFTDSKTYSSTLAAISPALVSFVIDLPAVVDVVMPFAKGMGFDQSAQRVANMLKTMGVFATTVRLTDAGVETLSLHALGDRSLDPALFDLLSNKTGYPSAVLSFVPDSAVGVQAGATDIPAIWAYLNQLVGQLPELGISDLDSFISDNLGLDLNLMLFGWMGPGTASITISSPAATQPGITPENLLGDSVYLVAVKDEAAAAAGLSQFLTMATSMGASFVAPDSDSGMVQPTTRQSSGVDVTSYAVGDGLTFETAFTDGYLLIATSSGAMDASLAAHASHRSGLAGALAPLQKNVPAGATTMALSNDQASLRTLADTLLSQLGLAAGMTGSEDLDFDAVEATGDALTQFVNFVADRLGGSYSYQVPDGNVIRGYGLLSVTW from the coding sequence GTGCTCGTCGCAGCAGCATTTCTCGCGGCGGCAACGGCTCAGTCGCTGGCGGCACTACTCCCATCCGAGACCCTCGCAGCCGTCGGGGTGCAGGGCCTCGCCCAGCACAAGGACCAGTTGCAGCCGTTCATCGACGAGTGGGACCGGCTCGGCCTCACGGATCTGCTGGAGCAGAGCGGAGGCGATGCGGTCGGCGACGAGATTCCTGCCGACCTGCAAGGGATGAACCTCTTCGACGTCCTCGGTGACGAGGTGTGGATCGGCGTATCCGCCTCGAGCGTCAGCCCCGTCCCTGCGGTGACGGTGGTGGGGCGCATGTCCGACAAGGCGGCCGCTCTCCTGAGCAGCAGCTTGGCCGAGGAGAACGCCGGCAGTGAGGTGCAGACGCTCACCGAGGGCAAGATCGAGTTCAAGGTCTACACATCAGACGACGACGAGATGCCCGTCGCCATGGCCCAGGACGGGAACTTCCTGGCCTTCTCCACCAACCCCGACGCCTTGCGCGGCGTGCTGCGCCGCTACCAGGGCGCCAAAGAGCCCAACTTCACCGACTCCAAGACCTACTCCTCCACCCTGGCCGCCATCTCCCCGGCGCTCGTGTCCTTCGTGATCGACCTGCCGGCGGTGGTGGACGTGGTCATGCCGTTCGCGAAAGGCATGGGCTTCGACCAGAGTGCCCAACGCGTCGCGAACATGCTCAAGACCATGGGCGTCTTCGCCACCACCGTTCGGCTCACGGACGCCGGCGTCGAGACCCTGTCGCTGCACGCCCTAGGCGACCGTTCCCTCGACCCGGCCCTCTTCGACCTGCTTTCGAACAAGACCGGGTACCCAAGTGCGGTCCTGAGCTTCGTTCCCGACTCGGCGGTGGGAGTCCAGGCCGGCGCCACGGACATCCCCGCCATCTGGGCCTACCTGAACCAGCTCGTGGGTCAGCTGCCCGAGCTTGGCATAAGTGACCTCGACTCGTTCATCAGCGATAACCTGGGGCTGGACCTCAACCTCATGCTCTTCGGCTGGATGGGCCCCGGCACGGCCAGCATCACCATCAGCAGCCCCGCGGCCACCCAACCGGGCATCACGCCCGAGAACCTCCTCGGCGACTCCGTTTACCTGGTGGCCGTCAAGGACGAGGCCGCCGCTGCGGCCGGGCTCTCGCAGTTCCTGACCATGGCGACCTCCATGGGCGCGTCGTTCGTTGCGCCCGACAGCGATTCCGGGATGGTCCAGCCCACCACGCGCCAGTCGTCGGGCGTAGACGTGACGTCGTACGCGGTCGGCGACGGCCTCACGTTCGAGACGGCGTTCACGGACGGCTACCTGCTCATCGCGACGTCCAGCGGGGCCATGGACGCTTCACTCGCCGCGCATGCCAGTCACCGCAGCGGCCTGGCGGGCGCGCTCGCCCCGCTGCAGAAGAACGTGCCTGCGGGCGCCACGACCATGGCGCTCTCGAACGACCAGGCAAGCCTGCGGACGCTGGCCGACACGCTGCTCTCGCAGCTTGGCCTGGCGGCCGGCATGACCGGCAGCGAGGACCTCGACTTCGACGCGGTGGAGGCCACGGGCGACGCCCTCACCCAGTTCGTCAACTTCGTCGCCGACCGCCTCGGCGGCTCGTACTCCTACCAGGTACCCGACGGAAACGTGATTCGCGGCTACGGCCTGCTGAGCGTCACCTGGTAG
- a CDS encoding (Fe-S)-binding protein — MLSIPEKILFVLLAAVSLYFTYLGFRRVVRVIARGQTGPVPRLNQLPRRLFDGIMRAAGQTTVFRARPVASVFHSFIFYGFILYLAVNAVDALNGLLPVGLTSRLHFGVVGDVYRLVADILTFLILVGMVYFLIRRFLVKPKTIEHGRRVKLHEDVAAGGVQRDSLIVGGFILLHVGSRLLAESFLLASHAHADAFQPITSLVAGLIGPGDARIFGWHVFWWLALGIILAFLPYFPRSKHIHLFAAPVNFAFERRTEALAKVPLGVLEPVDLEDEEAEQFGAARLEDLRFPQILDAYACIQCNRCANVCPANQTGKALSPAALEINKRYELNANVDAFAAGEQSPRPLLEFAIPAEAVWACTACGACIEVCPVGCEQMIDIIDIRRDLVMMQGEFPAELQTAFRGMERSGNPWGIGQDKRMEWADDLDVPTVEENPDFEVLFWVGCAGAYDPAAQKTTRAMARILDQAKVNYAVLGKAEKCTGDPARRAGNEYLYYQLATENVETLNSVLIDEKLDESKRKLVLTTCPHCYNALLNDYPQLGGDYSVVHHTQLIEQLMAEQRIPAFKLDGSITFHDPCYLGRHNGVYDAPRNVLASGGNTLLEMPRNRNNSFCCGAGGAQFWKEEEEGDERVSNVRFDEAAATGAQVIATGCPFCKVMLSSSDGADEKNAPQVLDVAQIVAARLDGIQAFFDHHAPPPQQGAGSGSGSTGVSGD, encoded by the coding sequence ATGCTGAGCATCCCTGAGAAGATCCTCTTCGTACTACTCGCCGCCGTTTCCCTCTACTTCACGTACTTGGGGTTCAGGCGGGTCGTGCGGGTCATCGCTCGGGGGCAGACGGGGCCCGTTCCCCGCCTCAACCAACTGCCGCGGCGCCTCTTCGACGGCATCATGCGCGCCGCGGGCCAGACCACGGTGTTCCGCGCCCGGCCAGTTGCCAGCGTCTTCCACTCGTTCATCTTCTACGGCTTCATCCTCTACCTCGCCGTCAACGCGGTCGACGCACTGAACGGCCTGCTGCCCGTCGGCCTCACCTCTCGCCTCCACTTCGGCGTGGTGGGCGACGTGTACCGGCTGGTGGCCGACATCCTCACCTTCTTGATCCTCGTGGGGATGGTGTACTTCCTGATCAGGCGCTTCCTCGTGAAGCCCAAGACCATCGAACACGGTCGCCGGGTGAAGCTCCACGAGGACGTGGCTGCGGGTGGCGTGCAGCGCGACAGCCTGATCGTGGGGGGCTTCATCCTCCTTCACGTTGGGTCGCGGCTGCTGGCCGAGTCGTTCCTCCTCGCCTCGCACGCACATGCCGACGCGTTCCAACCGATCACGAGCCTCGTGGCGGGGCTCATCGGCCCGGGTGACGCGCGGATCTTCGGCTGGCACGTGTTCTGGTGGCTGGCCCTCGGCATCATCCTCGCGTTCCTGCCGTACTTCCCGCGTTCCAAGCACATCCACCTCTTCGCCGCGCCCGTCAACTTCGCGTTCGAGCGCCGCACCGAGGCGCTGGCGAAGGTGCCCCTCGGCGTGCTCGAGCCGGTCGACCTGGAGGACGAGGAGGCCGAGCAGTTCGGGGCGGCAAGGCTCGAAGACCTGCGCTTCCCGCAGATCCTCGACGCCTACGCCTGCATCCAGTGCAACCGCTGCGCGAACGTGTGCCCTGCGAACCAGACGGGCAAGGCCCTCAGTCCGGCGGCGCTCGAGATCAACAAGCGCTACGAGCTGAACGCGAACGTGGACGCGTTCGCCGCGGGCGAGCAGAGCCCACGCCCGCTCCTCGAGTTCGCCATCCCGGCCGAGGCCGTGTGGGCTTGCACGGCCTGCGGCGCCTGCATCGAGGTGTGCCCGGTGGGCTGCGAGCAGATGATCGACATCATCGACATCCGCCGCGACCTGGTGATGATGCAAGGCGAGTTCCCCGCCGAGTTGCAGACCGCCTTTCGCGGCATGGAGCGCAGCGGCAACCCGTGGGGCATCGGCCAGGACAAGCGCATGGAGTGGGCCGACGACCTTGACGTGCCTACCGTGGAGGAGAACCCGGACTTCGAGGTGCTCTTCTGGGTGGGCTGCGCGGGGGCGTACGACCCCGCGGCGCAGAAGACCACGAGGGCCATGGCGCGGATCCTCGACCAGGCCAAGGTGAACTACGCCGTGCTGGGCAAGGCCGAGAAGTGCACGGGCGATCCCGCGCGCCGCGCCGGCAACGAGTACCTCTACTACCAGTTGGCCACCGAGAACGTGGAGACCCTGAACTCGGTCCTCATAGACGAGAAGCTCGACGAGAGCAAGCGCAAGCTGGTGTTGACCACCTGCCCGCACTGCTACAACGCGCTCCTGAACGACTACCCGCAGTTGGGTGGCGATTACAGCGTGGTGCACCACACGCAACTGATCGAGCAGCTCATGGCCGAGCAGCGTATCCCGGCCTTCAAGCTGGACGGATCGATCACCTTCCACGACCCCTGCTACCTGGGACGACACAACGGCGTGTACGACGCGCCTCGTAACGTGCTGGCCAGTGGCGGCAACACGCTACTGGAGATGCCGCGCAACCGCAACAACTCGTTCTGCTGCGGTGCCGGCGGGGCACAGTTCTGGAAGGAAGAGGAAGAGGGCGACGAGCGCGTTTCGAACGTTCGTTTCGACGAGGCCGCCGCCACCGGCGCCCAGGTAATCGCCACGGGCTGCCCCTTCTGCAAGGTGATGCTGTCGTCGAGCGACGGCGCCGACGAGAAGAACGCGCCCCAGGTGCTCGACGTGGCCCAGATAGTGGCCGCCAGGCTGGACGGGATCCAGGCCTTCTTCGACCACCACGCCCCACCCCCGCAACAAGGGGCGGGGTCCGGCAGCGGCTCGACGGGTGTAAGCGGCGACTGA
- a CDS encoding biotin transporter BioY, whose product MTSSNRHSTLVSTLLSTPASNTRGGLRTVTLVATGVALLALLAQVRLQLGPVPFTGQTLGVLLLGAAYGARLGAMTTGAYLVLGAVGLPLFTGGHAGVAYVLGPTGGYLLGFVAAAALLGALAERGWDRSLLGAAAGMLIASVVIYAFGLVWLHAAVGGSWLSAVQVGVLPFLLGDVVKLGLATALLPAAWRFVGRR is encoded by the coding sequence ATGACAAGCTCCAACCGCCACTCCACGCTAGTAAGTACCCTGCTCTCCACCCCGGCCTCCAACACCCGGGGCGGGCTCCGCACCGTGACCCTCGTCGCGACCGGCGTGGCGCTGCTGGCGTTGCTGGCGCAGGTGCGCTTGCAGCTCGGCCCGGTGCCCTTCACGGGACAGACCCTGGGCGTGCTCCTGCTGGGCGCCGCTTACGGCGCGCGGCTGGGCGCCATGACTACCGGCGCGTACCTGGTGTTGGGCGCCGTCGGGTTGCCGCTCTTCACGGGTGGCCATGCGGGCGTGGCCTACGTGTTGGGGCCGACCGGCGGTTACCTGCTCGGCTTCGTGGCGGCCGCGGCGCTCCTCGGCGCCCTGGCCGAGCGCGGCTGGGACCGCTCGCTGTTGGGGGCGGCAGCCGGCATGCTCATCGCGAGCGTCGTCATCTACGCCTTCGGCCTGGTGTGGTTGCACGCCGCCGTCGGTGGGTCGTGGCTGAGCGCGGTGCAGGTGGGGGTCCTGCCGTTCCTGCTGGGCGACGTCGTCAAGCTGGGCTTGGCTACGGCGCTCCTGCCGGCGGCCTGGAGGTTCGTCGGTAGGCGCTGA
- the tkt gene encoding transketolase codes for MPDLTAQTDFALAQRSIDTIRALTVDATQASGDGHPGMPMGSAGMGYTLFAQAMRYNPKDPKWPNRDRYVQSAGHGSMLIYSLLHLTGYDLPMEELKRYRQWGSRTPGHPEYGHTAGVETTTGPLGQGISTAVGMALAEAHLAARYNRPGFEVVDHFTYVIASDGDLMEGISSEASSFAGHHGLGKLIVLYDDNGISIDGSTGITFTEDVPARYRAYGWHVQEVDDGNDVGALTQAIAAARNEPARPSFIAVRTVIGYGSPHLAGTSKVHGSVLGEEEAAATKENLGIDWPAFTVPEDVLTHMRGAVERGARDQAEWEAMFERYRAAHPELAAEFERVMVGELPAGFDRDLPSFPVGKSLATRKASHDAINVLAKRMPELVGGSADLAGSNYTDIEGETAMRAGDYAGRIIHFGIREHSMAAIGNGLILHGGLRPFVATFLIFSDYLRPALRLSALMGQGVVYDFTHDSIGLGGDGPTHQPIGELMALRMMPDLDVIRPADANETSQAWAHAIASRSHPTAFALTRQNVPNLDVPAGAVARGAYVLAEAGAAGGLAEGGAGATAGQPSEAADPELLLIGTGSEVQLCLAARDVLEAEGVRTRVISMPSMEIFERQEPDYKEAVLPAGVRARVTVEAGATLGWERYAGDLGEIIGVDRFGASAPGDVVMREYGFTAEHVVEAARRTLARARA; via the coding sequence ATGCCAGACCTCACTGCCCAGACCGACTTCGCGCTTGCCCAACGCTCCATAGACACCATCCGCGCCCTGACCGTAGACGCGACCCAGGCTTCGGGCGACGGCCACCCGGGCATGCCGATGGGCTCGGCGGGCATGGGTTACACGCTCTTCGCGCAGGCCATGCGCTACAACCCGAAGGATCCCAAGTGGCCCAACCGCGACCGCTACGTCCAGTCGGCCGGCCACGGCTCCATGCTCATCTACTCGCTACTGCACCTCACGGGCTACGACCTCCCGATGGAGGAGCTCAAGCGCTACAGGCAGTGGGGCTCGCGCACGCCCGGCCACCCCGAGTACGGTCACACGGCCGGCGTCGAGACGACCACCGGTCCCCTCGGCCAGGGGATCAGCACGGCGGTCGGGATGGCGCTGGCGGAGGCCCACCTGGCGGCGCGGTACAACCGGCCCGGCTTCGAGGTGGTCGACCACTTCACCTACGTCATCGCCTCCGACGGCGACCTCATGGAGGGCATCTCGAGCGAGGCCTCGTCGTTCGCGGGTCATCATGGCCTCGGCAAGCTGATCGTGCTGTACGACGACAACGGCATCTCCATCGACGGCTCCACGGGCATCACGTTCACCGAGGACGTCCCGGCGCGCTACCGCGCTTACGGCTGGCACGTGCAGGAGGTCGACGACGGCAACGACGTGGGGGCGCTCACGCAGGCCATCGCGGCGGCTCGCAACGAGCCCGCGCGCCCCAGCTTCATCGCCGTGCGCACGGTCATCGGCTACGGCTCTCCGCACCTGGCGGGCACCTCCAAGGTCCACGGCTCCGTGTTGGGCGAGGAGGAGGCCGCGGCGACCAAGGAGAACCTGGGCATAGACTGGCCGGCCTTCACCGTCCCGGAGGACGTTCTGACCCACATGCGCGGCGCCGTGGAGCGTGGAGCGCGCGACCAGGCGGAATGGGAGGCCATGTTCGAGCGTTACCGCGCCGCCCACCCCGAGCTGGCGGCCGAGTTCGAGCGCGTCATGGTAGGCGAGTTGCCGGCGGGCTTCGATCGAGACCTGCCCAGCTTCCCCGTGGGTAAGAGCCTGGCGACCCGCAAGGCGTCGCACGACGCCATCAACGTGCTGGCCAAGCGCATGCCGGAGCTCGTCGGCGGCTCGGCGGACCTCGCCGGGTCCAACTACACCGACATAGAGGGTGAGACGGCCATGCGCGCGGGCGATTACGCGGGCCGCATCATCCACTTCGGCATCCGCGAACACTCCATGGCCGCCATAGGCAACGGCCTCATCTTGCATGGGGGGCTAAGGCCGTTCGTGGCCACCTTCCTGATCTTCTCCGACTACCTGCGGCCCGCGCTGCGCCTCTCGGCGCTGATGGGCCAGGGCGTCGTCTACGACTTCACGCACGACAGCATCGGCCTGGGCGGCGACGGCCCCACGCACCAGCCCATCGGCGAGCTGATGGCCCTGCGCATGATGCCCGACCTGGACGTCATCAGGCCGGCCGACGCCAACGAGACCTCGCAAGCCTGGGCCCACGCCATCGCGTCTCGTTCACACCCCACGGCCTTCGCGCTCACGCGCCAGAACGTGCCCAACCTCGACGTTCCCGCCGGGGCGGTGGCGCGTGGCGCCTACGTGTTGGCGGAGGCCGGCGCGGCCGGTGGGCTTGCCGAGGGCGGGGCGGGCGCGACGGCAGGCCAACCCAGCGAGGCGGCGGACCCCGAGCTGCTCCTCATTGGGACGGGTTCGGAGGTTCAGCTATGCCTCGCCGCGCGCGACGTGCTCGAGGCCGAGGGCGTGCGCACGCGCGTGATCAGCATGCCTAGCATGGAGATCTTCGAGCGGCAGGAGCCGGACTACAAGGAAGCCGTCCTGCCCGCGGGGGTCCGCGCCCGCGTGACCGTGGAGGCCGGCGCCACCCTGGGCTGGGAGCGCTACGCCGGCGACCTGGGGGAGATCATCGGCGTCGACCGCTTCGGCGCATCTGCACCCGGCGACGTGGTCATGCGCGAGTACGGCTTCACCGCCGAGCACGTCGTCGAGGCGGCGCGCCGGACGCTGGCCCGCGCGCGGGCCTGA
- a CDS encoding VWA domain-containing protein: protein MRTVSFSLAVLVAVMSLALAPRAAAESHVELILDASGSMFNKLDDGRYRIVAAKDVLTQLIAALPETEGLNVGLRVYGSELRGSDPGSCEDSRLFVPIDGVDRQLLLDTVRNTQARGSTPIAYSLQRAAEDLSGRTGTKVVVLITDGLEACGGDVRGAAEALKAAGVDLRIIGFDLDPRSAASFDGLGTFENAASAAELLSALNRAVAVAATVKEIPTYKVTVTLTRGGEPVAEGATVTFVPALGDASQGEGFKPSGNGVFEALLPAGNYSAQLADAFAEEPVLVTGIVVMPEARNEFTFELAPKLSVTLTPETGTPNAGSMLSVSWEGAPTTGDSYIELGVEGEDLYLDTMPAPGEAGTVEFRLPMVTGPLELRFLVPGPDNSWPVAGRTTIDLQEVTASLDAPDEATAGSVIEVAWTGPDNKDDYITVVEAGAPEGTWMQFAYTSEGNPVSLRLPEEAGDFELRYQDGYQDTTLASRPLTLTPQTASFVGPATAMAASQVEIEVTSSTGNPDDYLTIVPPTAEEGAYLGFTYVSEPGVYSVTAPDVPGEYEIRYQTGGEDKTLVRQKITLTEAHATLSAPDVVAPDEFFDVTWTGPNGEGDFITIVPVGTPEGDWGYSLNTSSGSTLELEAPAEPGEYEVRYVTGMNTLTLASRPITVR from the coding sequence ATGCGCACCGTCTCGTTCTCTCTGGCCGTACTTGTAGCGGTCATGTCACTCGCGCTGGCGCCTCGAGCCGCCGCCGAGAGCCACGTCGAGCTCATCCTCGACGCCTCCGGCTCCATGTTCAACAAGCTGGACGACGGCCGCTACCGGATAGTGGCAGCCAAGGACGTTCTCACCCAGCTGATCGCGGCGTTGCCGGAGACCGAGGGCCTCAACGTGGGCCTGCGAGTCTACGGCTCGGAACTCCGCGGGTCAGACCCGGGGTCGTGCGAGGACAGTCGGCTCTTCGTGCCGATAGACGGCGTGGACCGCCAGTTGCTGCTCGACACCGTGCGGAACACGCAGGCGCGCGGCTCGACTCCCATCGCGTACTCGCTGCAGCGCGCGGCCGAGGACTTGAGTGGCCGCACCGGCACCAAGGTCGTCGTGCTGATAACGGACGGCCTGGAGGCGTGCGGCGGCGACGTTCGCGGGGCGGCCGAGGCCCTCAAGGCGGCGGGCGTGGACCTCCGCATCATCGGCTTCGACCTGGACCCGCGTTCCGCCGCTAGCTTCGACGGCCTGGGCACGTTCGAGAACGCGGCGAGCGCCGCCGAACTCCTCTCGGCCCTCAACCGCGCGGTGGCGGTCGCGGCGACGGTGAAGGAGATCCCGACTTACAAGGTCACGGTGACCCTCACGCGTGGGGGCGAGCCCGTCGCCGAAGGCGCCACCGTGACCTTCGTGCCCGCCTTGGGCGACGCCTCACAGGGAGAGGGCTTCAAGCCGAGCGGTAACGGCGTCTTCGAGGCGCTGCTGCCGGCCGGCAACTACAGCGCGCAGCTGGCCGACGCGTTCGCGGAAGAGCCCGTGCTGGTCACGGGTATCGTGGTCATGCCCGAGGCGCGGAACGAGTTCACGTTCGAGCTCGCGCCAAAGCTGAGCGTCACGCTGACCCCGGAGACGGGCACGCCGAACGCGGGATCGATGCTCAGCGTGAGCTGGGAAGGCGCACCCACCACGGGCGACAGCTACATCGAACTCGGCGTCGAGGGCGAGGACCTCTACCTGGACACCATGCCGGCGCCCGGTGAAGCGGGCACGGTCGAGTTCCGCCTCCCGATGGTGACGGGCCCGCTCGAACTGCGGTTCCTGGTCCCGGGTCCCGACAACTCCTGGCCGGTGGCCGGCCGAACCACTATCGATCTGCAGGAGGTCACGGCCAGCCTCGACGCCCCTGACGAGGCGACGGCGGGTTCCGTGATAGAGGTCGCCTGGACGGGTCCCGACAACAAGGACGACTACATCACCGTGGTCGAGGCCGGCGCCCCGGAAGGAACGTGGATGCAGTTCGCGTACACCTCGGAGGGCAACCCCGTGAGCCTCAGGCTCCCCGAGGAGGCCGGCGACTTCGAGCTTCGCTACCAGGACGGCTACCAGGACACGACCCTGGCCAGCCGCCCGCTGACCCTCACGCCACAGACTGCGAGCTTCGTCGGCCCGGCGACCGCCATGGCCGCCTCCCAGGTGGAGATCGAGGTGACGAGCAGCACCGGCAACCCCGACGACTACTTGACGATCGTGCCGCCGACTGCGGAGGAGGGCGCGTACCTCGGCTTCACGTACGTGTCCGAGCCGGGCGTCTACTCGGTCACGGCCCCCGACGTCCCCGGGGAGTACGAGATTCGCTACCAGACCGGAGGCGAGGACAAGACGCTCGTCAGGCAGAAGATCACCCTCACCGAGGCCCACGCCACCCTCAGCGCGCCGGACGTGGTTGCGCCCGACGAGTTCTTCGACGTGACCTGGACGGGGCCGAACGGCGAGGGCGACTTCATCACCATCGTGCCGGTCGGCACGCCCGAGGGGGACTGGGGTTACAGCCTCAACACGAGCAGTGGCAGCACGCTGGAGCTCGAGGCGCCCGCCGAGCCGGGCGAGTACGAGGTGCGCTACGTCACGGGCATGAACACGTTGACGCTGGCGTCGAGGCCCATCACGGTCCGCTGA